The sequence TGCTGAAGTACGACGCCGGCGGCCGGCTGCTCTCCGCCAACCTGGACCTCAAGAACCCGCGCGGGGGCGACGCCTTCGAGCATATGGCGCCGGAGCAGTTGGTGGAAGACATTTTGAAGAAGGAACAGCGAGTCATAGCGCTGATGAACGAGATCAAGACTCTTTTGGCGGGGGCTGTCTGATGCACGGCTGGCAGCAGATGCGGATGGGCGATGCCCTTACCAAATCGGACGAGTGGATCGACATCGCGCCCGACCGAAAATACAGACAGGTGACGGTTAGGCTTTGGGGGAAGGGTGTGGTGCTGCGAACCGAAACCGATGGCAGCCAGATCGCCGCCTCCCGCCAGCATGTTGTGCGTTCCGGCCAATTCATTCTCTCGCGCATCGACGCCAGAAACGGGGCCTTTGGTTTGGTGCCAGATGATCTCGATGGCGCTGTCGTCTCGAACGATTTTCCTTCCTTCGAGGTAAATCGAGATCGACTGCTGCCGGGCTTCTTGGATTGGATGAGCAAAACTCAGGATTTCGTGCAGCTTTGTGTGGCGGCAAGTGAAGGCACAACCAATCGCGTTCGGCTTCAAGAGGGGCGATTCCTGGCGATGGAAATCCCCCTCCCCCGCTGGCCGAGCAGCAGCGGATCGTGGGCCGGATCGAGGCGCTGGCCGCGCGCATCGAGGAGGCGAAGGGGCTGCGGGCGCAGGCGATGGGGGAGGTGGAATTAGCGCCTCTCGCGACGGCGCGTCAGATACTCGGGTGGCTGCCTCAGAAACAAACTACTTTGGGTCAGTGGTTGACATCTCGCCGACAAGGCATCCAGACCGGACCATTTGGTGCTCAACTAGGATCAGAAGATTTCGTTGATTCCGGAGTCCCGGTAATTACGATTGGAAATGTTCAGTACTCAGGTCTTGAACGTGGCGCACTAAAATATGTGACATTGCAGAAAGCAAGATATCTGTCCCGTTATGATGTTCAAGAAGGTGATATTTTGTTTGCTCGAATGGGTACAGTTGGGAGATGCTGTGTCGTGCCGGAGTGGGCATCCGGCTGGCTGTATAACTATCACTTAATTCGCGTAGTTTTGGACAAGGAAGCACTCCTGCCACAATTCGCTCACTGGTCAATCCGGGCAAGTACCGATGTTGAGGAGTTTCTTGGTATAACGATCCGAGGAGCAACAAGACAGGGTGTCAACCAAGACATAGTCAGCAATCTCCCGATCCGTGTACCGCCGCTCGACGAACAACGCCACATCGTCGCCTACCTG is a genomic window of Caldilineales bacterium containing:
- a CDS encoding restriction endonuclease subunit S gives rise to the protein MGRIEALAARIEEAKGLRAQAMGEVELAPLATARQILGWLPQKQTTLGQWLTSRRQGIQTGPFGAQLGSEDFVDSGVPVITIGNVQYSGLERGALKYVTLQKARYLSRYDVQEGDILFARMGTVGRCCVVPEWASGWLYNYHLIRVVLDKEALLPQFAHWSIRASTDVEEFLGITIRGATRQGVNQDIVSNLPIRVPPLDEQRHIVAYLDDLQAKVEAVKRLQAETQAELAALLPAVLARAFRGEL